GCGAGGGTACGGCGAGACCCGCTCGACGCGTTCCTCGCCGGGCTCGGGCGTGGAGGTCGCCGAGTCGCACCTCGTCGACCACGCCAGGGAGCCCGACGTCGACACGCCTTCGTCGATGCCGTCGCCGGTGTGCTGACGGTGGCAGATCGACCGACGGGCCGGCGGGCGTCGGCCACGACACGGGCGCGTCCACGATCGCCGGGGACGAGGTTCCGCGCGTCGTCTTCGGTCCCGGTGCCGCCGCGCGGCCGCACACCCCGGTTGATCTCGTGCCACTGTTCCGAACCGAACGCCGTGCGCGGGGCGACCGACGCCCTGCTGCGGGAGTCCATCGCGTGACCGGAGGAGACGACGTGACCACGAACTCCGACTTGCCTGTCCCGACGCCCGAGCTGATCGCGGACGGACCGATCGGCTGGCGGTTCAAGGGGATGCCCGCCGACGCCGCCGCACGGACTCTCGACGAGTTCGGCGGCCGGGGCGGAAACCTGTTCGACGCCGGATTCGCCTGGCCGCAGCTGGTGCTGCGGGAGTCCGCGCTGCGTCACAACGCCGCGCTGATGGCCCGTTACACCGCCGAGCACGGCATGTCGCTGGCACCGCACCTCAAGACGACCACCTCTCCCGAGCTCGCCGAGTACGCGCTGCGCGAGGGCGCGTGGGGGGTCACCGTCGCCAATCCGTATCAGGCGCGGGTGTTCATGGCGGCGGGCCATCGCCGCATCCTGTTGGCCAACGAACTGGTGGACCGCGACTTCGCCCGCCAGGTCGTCGAGTGGCTGGCGGCGGACGAGGCCAGGGACTTCTACTGCTACGTCGACTCGGTGGCGGGTGTGGCGGTGCTGGCCGAGGCGCTGGAGGGCTCCGCCTGCTCGCGGCCGCTGCCGGTGCTGATCGAGGTCGGGCATGCGGGCGGCCGGGCGGGCTGCCGCAGTCTGGACACCGTGGCCGCGGTGCGCGACGCGGTCGCCTCGGCGGGTCGGCTGGCGTTGGCCGGGGTCGCGGGCTACGAGGGTTCGGTGAGTCACTCGCGCGACGAGGCGAGTCTGACGGCCGTCGCCGAGTATCTGCGTTCTCTGCGCCGAGCCATGGAACTGGTGCTGCCGCGAGCCGACGCACGGCTCGCCGAGCACGTGATCTCGGCGGGCGGCAGCTTCTACTTCGACGTGGTGGCGGCGGAACTCGGCGGACTCGCGGGGGAGCGTCCGGTGCGGCTGATCGCCAGGCCGGGTGCGTATCTCACTCACGACAACGGCGTCTACGAGGCGCGGTCGCCGTTGGACGGCGGCGGCACCGCCACCGACTCCGTGGCACGGCTGCGACCGTCCATCGAGGTCTGGGCACCGGTGTTGAGCAGGCCGGAACCCGGCCTGGCGATCCTCGGCGCCGGGCGGCGCGACCTCAATTTCGACCAGGGAATGCCGGTGCCGCTGGAGGTACGGGACCATGCGGGTCGATCGGCGCGCTCCGTCGAGGGCTGGACGGTGACCGCCCTGAACGATCAGCATGCCTTCGTCACCGTGCCCGCCGACGCCCGGCTCGGTCCCTCGGACCTGGTCCGGCTGGGCGTCTCCCACCCGTGCACCGCACACGATCGCTGGCTCACCGCCGTCATCGCGACGGACGACGACACCGTCGTCTCGGTGGCCCGCTGCTACTTCTGATCCCTCGACTCGACAGGACGTGCCGGTGTCCGGCGCGGTGCCGATGTTCGCCGCGGGCGCCTCGGCCGTCGCACCACGCTCGCCCGGTACCTGGTGGATCGCCCCTCGACCGCGACGGTGGCCGTCGTCTCGCCGTCGCTCGGCGGCGCACTCTGTTCGGTTCGCCCGCGGTCGGCGGGTCGCTGCCGTTCACGGCGGCGACATCGCGGCGGCGAGTCCCGGCTGAGCCGTCCGCCTGAGTCAGCGTGGCGTCTGCTCCCCCACCGGAGTCGACGTCACGCTGACCTCGTGTCTTCGTCCAGACCCCACCGGCCTGAACCGTCGAGCACGATGGCGGCAGTCTCAACCGACTGGCGTCACCGGACCCGCGTCATCGTGCCGGGCCGCGCGAGGGCCTGCGGACCTCGCCCAGCGCGTCCGAGCAGCGGCCGAGGAACTCCAGCAGCAGGGCGCTCTCCTCGGCGGTGAAGCGGCCGGACAGGGCTCGCTCGACCTCGACGGCGGCCTCGTCGGCCTTGGCCAGCACGGTGCGGCCCTTGCGGCTCAGTCGCACCTCCTGCACGTGGGTGTGCACCGGGTGGTTCTGCCGGTCCACGAGTCCCTTGCCCTCCAGGGTGGCGATGACCGTCGACATCGTCTGCGGCGTGACCAGGCACCGCCGCGCCAGCGCCGCACCGGACAGTCCGGGCTCCTGGAAGAGGGCGAGCAGGACGGTGTACTGCGGAACGGTCAGACCGTGCGGGTTGAGGACCGCGCTCTTGGCGGCGATCAGCTCCTGATCGACCCGCTTCAGATGATGTCCGATCCGGTCGCTGATCGACAGTGTCATGTCACCAGTGTAGTAGCCGAACACAGGACCGTGATGAGCATTCGAGCTCGGTGAAATGCCAGGGCACGAATACCTGTGTACGGGGCAATGCGACCTTCGTAGCAGCGAACCGGACGAATCCCGACCATCCTCGAAGCAGGTCTCGATCGGGACGCGAGTCCGCCTTGAGGAGTCGTCACATCGACGCGCGAGGCGGCGAGTCGACGGCACGGAGTCGTCCCGACCATGACCGGAGCGTCGCCGAGACGAGGCGCCGTCGCCGCTTTCCTCGGACGCGCGTGAATCCGTGTCGGAGGCTCGTCCCGACATGGACCGATGCGGACCCGCCGTCCGCACCACCGCCGCGCTCACCGGGCCGCGGCCTGCGCAGGCACCCGAGCGGAGTACTCGGGCACGGCCTCGGGATGCCTCTCCAGCCAGTCGCGATACTCCGGATGGCGGCGAGCAAGGGTGAGATGCTGCTGTTGCAGGGCGTCCACCACCGTTTCCACCAGACTTTCCGGCACTCGATCGCGCCGCCACACACAGATTTTATGCTCCACCACCTCGTCTTGCAGCGGCCGAGTGGCGAAGTCGAGATCGGCGGCTAATCCGAATAACGGTCCGCGCAATGCGATGCCGACGCCGGCCGCCAATCCCGATAACATGACGTCGTCGTCTCCGACGAGAATCGGGTCCGGAAGATATCCCGCCGCCAGACAGATGTTCTCCACGATCGATCTCATCGAGCCGGCTTCCGGCAGAATCCACGGCGCATTGCGCAGACCAGCCACGGCCACCGAATCGGCCGCCGACTCCGGCCTGCCATGCCGCGCACACAGCCATAATGGCGTCCTCGTGATCGTCGCCATTCCGAGGCCGCCTTTCGGCTGGAATCGCGACGTCGGATCTTCGATCACCAGGGCCAGATCAGCCCGACCTCGATCGAGCAGGTCGAGCGCGTCGGCGTCGGAATGGCGCAAGATCTCGAGCTGATGCCCGTCGGCCATCAGCCGGGCGACCGTCACCGAGGGGTTCAGTGAAGCGACCAGGCGCAGCGGCTGAGCACCGCGCCCGATCAGTGCTCCGAGGCTGGTCAGTAGACTGCCCATCTCGGAGTGCACCTTCCTGGACGCCTCGACGACGAGCTGTCCGGCCCGGGTGAGCCGGACGCCGCTGGCCGCCCGGTCGAGCAGGCTGGCACCCAACGATCGTTCCAGCCGCGAGATCTGTCGTGACAAAGCGGGCTGCGAGGCCCCCAACCGCTGCGCGGCCCGCCGAAAACTGCCTTCCTCGGCGACTATCTGCAGCAGTTTCAGATGCCGCGTCTCCAGATCCACCAGAACTCCTTCCGCCAGTAGTTGCCACGGTAACGTCACAATACTCGCGGCGACTGACTTCCCGGCGCGTTTTCCGCCACCGCACTGTTGGCACCGACCGCCGGACCGGCCGATTGACACGGCAATCGTCGGCGTCGATAATCCCGCGTCCCGCCTTCCCGACGACCTGGAATGGACGACGGCAACGATCACGCCGGGGTGTTCTCCGTTGTTACCGCCGCGTAGCCTCCGCACAACGCGGTATCACTACCGCAGGTAACCAGACTTTCCACGACGGCGTCCGGCGACCGCGACCCCGACTCCGCCGTTCACCGCGAGGTCCGTCCCACGAGCCGGGCGCCCTCGACATGCCGTCGCCGCTCGATGACGGGTTGACCACTCCTCAGAACTGACATAGGTTCTGATTCGAATCAAGGTTCTTATAGTAGTCAGGATGCTGCGATGGCAGACGATCGTCGAGCGCGCCCGCCGGGCACAGGGGCGGCCACCGCCGCCCCACCGATCCCCATGCTGTGGCTGCTGACCGTCATCTGCGGCGTGACGGTCGGCAACCTCTACTACCTGCAACCCCTGCTCGACACCATCGGCCGTGAGTTCGACGCCGGAGTGAGCGAGGCCGGGTCCTCGCTCTCGGCCATGCACGTCGGCTATGCGCTCGGCCTGCTTCTGCTGCTTCCGCTGGCCGACGTGCTGCGCCGACGCAGGCTCGTCGTGGTGCTGACCGTCCTCACCGCGGCGGGACTGGTGGCCATGACGCTGGCCCCGGGGCTCGCGGTGCTCACCGTCGCGGCGACGGCCGTCGGCGTGACCACGGTGTTGGTCCAGGTCCTGGTGGCCTACGTCGCCGTGCTCAGCGGGGAGCGGCGCGGCCGGGTCGTCGGCACCCTGATGACCGGGATGCTCACGGGAGTGCTGCTCTCCAGGACGGTCTCCGGACTGCTGGCCGACCTCGCGGGCTGGCGCATGGTCTTCGCGGTCGCGGCCGTGCTGATGCTGCTCAGCGGCCTCGCCCTGCATCGCGCGCTGCCGGACCGCCCCGCCGACTCCACCGTCGGCTACCTCCGGCTGCTCGGTTCGCTGCGGAAGCTCGTCGCCACCGAGCCGGTGCTCCGCCGCCGCTCGCTCTACGGCGCGCTGTGTTACGGCGCCTTCAACGCGATCTGGACCTCGGCGGCGTTCCTCACCGCGGGCCCGCCGTATCACTGGAGCGAGACCGGCATCGGCCTGCTCGGACTCGCGGGGCTGGGCGGCGTGCTGGCGGCGGCGCGGGTCGGACGGCTCGCGGACCGGGGCCTCCAGGCGCCCGCGACGATCAGTCTGCTGGTGCTGACACTGGCCTCGTTCGGCCTGGTCTATGCGGGCGGCGGCCACGTGGTGCCGCTGCTGCTCGGCATCGTGCTGATGGACTTCGGCATCCAGGGCGTTCACCTGCTCAACCAGAGCGAGGTCTACCGGCTCGCCGCACAGGCCCCCGCACGCCTCACCACCGTGTACATGACCAGCTATTTCGTCGGCGGCTCCGCGGGCACCGCGCTCGGCGCGCTCGCCTTCCAGCACGGGGGCTGGCTCGGGGCGTGTGCGGTGGCCGCCGCCATGATCGCCGTCGCCGTGACGGTCTGGGTGGTCGACCGGTTCCGCTCATCGGGTGCCGGGAAGAAGGCCGCCCGCCCCGGTCCGACTCGCGGCGACGCGACCGATCCGGCGGCCGCCGCGCGCCCCCCGATCGGCTCCTCCGCCCCGTCGACGACCGGCGCCACCGCGACCGGCGCCACAGCGACGGGCCCCACCGCGACCCGCCGCACCGCGGTCGACCCCACCGCGGTCAGCCCCACCGCGGTCGATCCCAC
This genomic stretch from Actinoalloteichus hoggarensis harbors:
- a CDS encoding alanine racemase; protein product: MTTNSDLPVPTPELIADGPIGWRFKGMPADAAARTLDEFGGRGGNLFDAGFAWPQLVLRESALRHNAALMARYTAEHGMSLAPHLKTTTSPELAEYALREGAWGVTVANPYQARVFMAAGHRRILLANELVDRDFARQVVEWLAADEARDFYCYVDSVAGVAVLAEALEGSACSRPLPVLIEVGHAGGRAGCRSLDTVAAVRDAVASAGRLALAGVAGYEGSVSHSRDEASLTAVAEYLRSLRRAMELVLPRADARLAEHVISAGGSFYFDVVAAELGGLAGERPVRLIARPGAYLTHDNGVYEARSPLDGGGTATDSVARLRPSIEVWAPVLSRPEPGLAILGAGRRDLNFDQGMPVPLEVRDHAGRSARSVEGWTVTALNDQHAFVTVPADARLGPSDLVRLGVSHPCTAHDRWLTAVIATDDDTVVSVARCYF
- a CDS encoding MarR family winged helix-turn-helix transcriptional regulator — encoded protein: MTLSISDRIGHHLKRVDQELIAAKSAVLNPHGLTVPQYTVLLALFQEPGLSGAALARRCLVTPQTMSTVIATLEGKGLVDRQNHPVHTHVQEVRLSRKGRTVLAKADEAAVEVERALSGRFTAEESALLLEFLGRCSDALGEVRRPSRGPAR
- a CDS encoding LysR family transcriptional regulator, with amino-acid sequence MDLETRHLKLLQIVAEEGSFRRAAQRLGASQPALSRQISRLERSLGASLLDRAASGVRLTRAGQLVVEASRKVHSEMGSLLTSLGALIGRGAQPLRLVASLNPSVTVARLMADGHQLEILRHSDADALDLLDRGRADLALVIEDPTSRFQPKGGLGMATITRTPLWLCARHGRPESAADSVAVAGLRNAPWILPEAGSMRSIVENICLAAGYLPDPILVGDDDVMLSGLAAGVGIALRGPLFGLAADLDFATRPLQDEVVEHKICVWRRDRVPESLVETVVDALQQQHLTLARRHPEYRDWLERHPEAVPEYSARVPAQAAAR
- a CDS encoding MFS transporter, which translates into the protein MADDRRARPPGTGAATAAPPIPMLWLLTVICGVTVGNLYYLQPLLDTIGREFDAGVSEAGSSLSAMHVGYALGLLLLLPLADVLRRRRLVVVLTVLTAAGLVAMTLAPGLAVLTVAATAVGVTTVLVQVLVAYVAVLSGERRGRVVGTLMTGMLTGVLLSRTVSGLLADLAGWRMVFAVAAVLMLLSGLALHRALPDRPADSTVGYLRLLGSLRKLVATEPVLRRRSLYGALCYGAFNAIWTSAAFLTAGPPYHWSETGIGLLGLAGLGGVLAAARVGRLADRGLQAPATISLLVLTLASFGLVYAGGGHVVPLLLGIVLMDFGIQGVHLLNQSEVYRLAAQAPARLTTVYMTSYFVGGSAGTALGALAFQHGGWLGACAVAAAMIAVAVTVWVVDRFRSSGAGKKAARPGPTRGDATDPAAAARPPIGSSAPSTTGATATGATATGPTATRRTAVDPTAVSPTAVDPTAATTPAAPPRRAPGAGAVGSH